CGCGCGGAGATGAAGAAGGGCGTGCTCGAGGTGCACGTGCCCAAGCGCGAGGGCGCGAAGGGAAAGAACATCCCCATTAGCGGCTGAGTTCGCGCCGGCCGCTCCAAACGTCAGCTCCACGTGAGCCGGCGACCGATCCGTCGTGAAGGTCGGAGCGGGAGATCACTCCGGGTCCGGCTCGAAGATCGCCTCATAGATCGGCTCGGAGGGGGTTCCGTTTCGCGCGGTCCGCGCCGGGCCTTGGATGAGCACGGGTCTTCGAGATGTGCCGTCCGAAGTGGTTCCACTCTTCGACGGCGGGACGGGCAACGCGCGGGCCGAGGTGAACGCAAAGCCATTGGCGAACCGCCAAACGACACTGATCTCGAAATCCTCACCGCCGAGCTGCAAGGTCTCCATGCAGCACTCCAATCCGTTTGGGTCGGGGCTCCACCCGACCGGAAACCCGTTCGGCCCTCGATGCCCCACACCTGGCACGGAGTGAGTTCTCGCCCGGCCGCTTGCCCGGAGGACTCGGCTCCACAGGATGCGGATGCAGGCGCTCGAGGCACATGTGTCGGCGGTCGCACGGAGAAGCTCGCATGGACGGCTGGGGCCGCTTGAAGTCGAATCTGCTGCGTCGACGAAATGACGACAAGCGCGCCTCACCTCCTGAACGGACGACGCCGAGATCGAATCTCTGCTGTCCAAGTGGGCACGCGTCGGCACACGGGCGCAAGGAGGTCCAAGCGCGTCCCGACGGAAGAGGTGCGCACGGCTTGCGTCACCACACCGCAAGTTTCACGGTGGGTGCGTGACATGGCCGGGTGAACGCGCGGGCTTTCGGCGAAGGCGGCCCTGTAGGGCGTCCCAGCTCGAGGCGTTGAGCACGTCTCCCCGCTCCAGCCAGCCGCGCCGCGCCATCCACACGCCGAACTGAAGGTTGGCCAGCTGAGAGACGTGGTGCGCGTCGGAGGAGATCACCACCGGCACGCCCGCGCGCTTGGCAGCGCGGCAGCCCTGGTCGTCGAGGTCCATGCGCTCGGGCGTGGCGTTGGCCTCCAGGGCCACGCCGTGCTCGCGCGCGGCCGCCAGCACGGCCTCCAGGTCGAGCGCACACGGATCGCGCTGGCCGAGCTGGCGCCCGGTGGGGTGACCCAGCACGTCCACCAGGCCGCTCCGGATGGCGGCGATCATTCGCGCCGTCATCACCTCGCGCGGGTCGTTGAAGTGCGCGTGCACGCTCGCCACCACGAGGTCCAGCTTGGCCAGCGCGGCGTCAGGCAGGTCGAGCTCGCCCTGGGGCCCGATGTCCACCTCGATCCCCGCAAGCAGGTGCGGCCTTCCCCCGAGCTCGTGGTCCAGCGCGCGCAGCCGCTTCGCGTGCCGCGCGAGCTGCGTGGGCCCGAGCCCGAGGGGCCGCGACCGCGAGTGGTCCGTGATGGCCAGGTACTCGCGGCCCAGCCGCCGCGCCTCGGCCGCGAGCTCCTCGACGCTGGAGGTGCCATCCGAGGACGCGTTGGAGTGCACGTGCAGATCGCCGCGCAGATCCTCCAGCTCCACCAACCGCGGCAGCTCGCCCTGGGCGGCGGCCTCGAGCTCGCCGGTGTCTTCGCGGAGCTCGGGCGGAATGTAGGGCAGGCCCACGGCGCGGTAGACCTCCTCCTCGGTGGCGCCGCCGATGCAGCGATCGCGGCCGTCGAAGATGCCGTACTCGCTGAGCTTGAGCCCCTTGCGCACCGCCCTCATGCGGACCGCGATGTTGTGGGCCTTGCTGCCGGTGAAGTAGTGCAGCGCCGCGCCGAAGCAGTCGGGCTCGACGATGCGCAGGTCTGCCGAGAGCCCCGCAGCGAGGCGCACCGTGCACCGCGTGGGTCCCGCAGCCTGGACGTGCTCCACGCCGCGCCCGTGGGTGAACGCGCGCACCACCGGCTGGGGGTTGCGGGTGGCCACCAGCAGGTCGAGGTCACCCACCGTCTCCTTGCGGCGCCGGAGGCTGCCCGCGGCCTCGGCGCGCTCGACGCCGGGAACCTGGCGCAGCACCCGAAGCAGCTCCTCGGCGAACCCGAGCGCGCGGAAGAGCGGCGTCCGCCCACGCCGGGCGCGGTACCGGGCGATGGCCTCGGCGATGGTGGCCACGCGCTTCGCTCCCAGCCTCGGCACGCGAGCCAGCCGGCCATCGCGACAGGCCTCCTCCAGCGCGTCGACCGAGGTCACCTGCAGCTTCTTCCACGCCGCCGAGGCCGTGGTCGGGCCCACGCCCTCCACCTGGAGCAGCTCGCGCACGCCCGGGGGCACCTTCGCAGCGAGCGCGTCGTATTCGTCGAAGCTGCCGTGGGCCAGGAGCTGCTCCACGTGACCCTGGATCCCCGAACCAATGCCCGGGAGCTCGGCGAACTTCCCCTCGCGAACCAGGTCCTCGGCCCGGCTGGAGAGGAGCTCGATGAGCTGGGCCGCGCGCCGGTAGGCCCGCGCACGAAACGCGCTCCCGCCGGTGAGGTCGATGAGGTCGGCCATTCCGCTCAGGCGCTGGGCGATCTCCGGGTTCTCCATGTCGCACCTCGCTGCGCCGGAGGTGCGCTGCAAGAAGCCTGCGCAGCCTGGCAGGCCACGGACGACT
This genomic interval from Deltaproteobacteria bacterium contains the following:
- the polX gene encoding DNA polymerase/3'-5' exonuclease PolX, which produces MENPEIAQRLSGMADLIDLTGGSAFRARAYRRAAQLIELLSSRAEDLVREGKFAELPGIGSGIQGHVEQLLAHGSFDEYDALAAKVPPGVRELLQVEGVGPTTASAAWKKLQVTSVDALEEACRDGRLARVPRLGAKRVATIAEAIARYRARRGRTPLFRALGFAEELLRVLRQVPGVERAEAAGSLRRRKETVGDLDLLVATRNPQPVVRAFTHGRGVEHVQAAGPTRCTVRLAAGLSADLRIVEPDCFGAALHYFTGSKAHNIAVRMRAVRKGLKLSEYGIFDGRDRCIGGATEEEVYRAVGLPYIPPELREDTGELEAAAQGELPRLVELEDLRGDLHVHSNASSDGTSSVEELAAEARRLGREYLAITDHSRSRPLGLGPTQLARHAKRLRALDHELGGRPHLLAGIEVDIGPQGELDLPDAALAKLDLVVASVHAHFNDPREVMTARMIAAIRSGLVDVLGHPTGRQLGQRDPCALDLEAVLAAAREHGVALEANATPERMDLDDQGCRAAKRAGVPVVISSDAHHVSQLANLQFGVWMARRGWLERGDVLNASSWDALQGRLRRKPARSPGHVTHPP